In Streptomyces ambofaciens ATCC 23877, a single genomic region encodes these proteins:
- a CDS encoding metallophosphoesterase: MLLAHISDLHLDGSERATRRATRVMDHLRALPHPPDALLVTGDIADHGEEAEYEEAARILSAPFPVLTCPGNHDARPAYRKALLGQEPDDGPINQAHHVDGTAILMCDSTIPGSDQGLLDTGTLAWIDTELTALPQDTPALIAFHQPPVALHHPLPDSYMLEEPERLADLLAAHPQVAAVLTGHAHTAAASTFAARPLIVGPAVTWTLRLPWEGDQAADRDQPPGLAFHILDDTRRLTTHYRVVI; encoded by the coding sequence ATGCTGCTTGCGCACATCAGCGACCTGCACCTGGACGGCAGTGAGCGGGCCACCCGACGCGCCACCCGTGTCATGGACCACCTGCGAGCCCTGCCGCACCCGCCGGACGCCCTCCTGGTCACCGGAGACATCGCCGATCACGGCGAGGAGGCCGAGTACGAGGAGGCGGCCCGAATCCTGAGCGCCCCCTTCCCGGTGCTCACCTGCCCCGGCAACCACGACGCGCGACCGGCCTACCGCAAGGCCCTGCTCGGACAGGAACCCGACGACGGTCCCATCAACCAGGCCCACCACGTCGACGGAACCGCGATCCTGATGTGCGACTCCACCATTCCCGGCAGCGACCAGGGCCTCCTGGACACCGGGACCCTCGCCTGGATCGACACCGAGCTCACCGCACTGCCGCAGGACACCCCGGCACTGATCGCCTTCCATCAGCCGCCGGTCGCACTCCACCACCCCCTGCCCGACTCCTACATGCTCGAAGAGCCGGAACGACTGGCCGACCTGCTCGCCGCCCACCCGCAGGTCGCCGCCGTCCTCACCGGCCACGCCCACACGGCGGCCGCCTCGACGTTCGCCGCTCGCCCGCTGATCGTCGGACCGGCCGTCACCTGGACCCTGCGCCTGCCCTGGGAGGGCGACCAGGCGGCGGACCGAGACCAGCCGCCCGGTCTCGCGTTCCACATCCTGGACGACACGCGGCGCCTGACCACCCATTACCGGGTCGTGATCTGA
- a CDS encoding DUF7144 family membrane protein, producing MTATHTHPAPSARQEWATGLTAFAAVMLFLAGLLTLFRGIMAIAEDDVFVTTPDYVFQFDLTSWGWIHLVLGALAMVVSVGLLKTAVWARVTGVAIAALVIIANFLSMPYYPVWSVVMITISGFIIWALCVVQRGGNLYDLSGERQSR from the coding sequence ATGACCGCCACACACACCCACCCGGCACCCTCCGCGAGACAGGAATGGGCGACCGGTCTGACCGCCTTCGCCGCCGTGATGCTCTTCCTCGCCGGGCTGCTCACCCTCTTCCGGGGCATCATGGCCATCGCCGAGGACGACGTCTTCGTCACCACGCCCGACTACGTCTTCCAGTTCGACCTCACCAGCTGGGGCTGGATCCACCTCGTTCTGGGCGCACTCGCCATGGTCGTCAGTGTCGGGCTGCTCAAGACGGCGGTATGGGCGCGTGTCACCGGGGTCGCCATCGCCGCTCTGGTGATCATCGCCAACTTCCTTTCCATGCCGTACTACCCGGTGTGGTCCGTCGTCATGATCACCATCTCCGGCTTCATCATCTGGGCCCTGTGCGTGGTGCAGCGCGGCGGCAACCTGTACGACCTGTCCGGGGAACGCCAGTCGCGTTGA
- a CDS encoding TetR/AcrR family transcriptional regulator, which translates to MSEPTGLRARKTERTREAIGDAAVALFLEHGFDRVSVSDIAAAAEISKPTLFRYFPTKEDLVLHRFADHQGEAARVVRDRGPGTEPVTALHRHFRSGLDRNDPVTGLNDHPEVVAFHRLVFTTPSLAGRLTRYQLEDEESLADALGTGVRARLRAAQVLAVQRVLARTNWQKIADGRSADDVHPEAVADADLAFDQLR; encoded by the coding sequence ATGAGCGAGCCGACGGGACTGCGAGCCCGAAAGACGGAGCGGACGCGCGAGGCCATCGGCGACGCGGCCGTCGCCCTGTTCCTGGAGCACGGCTTCGACCGCGTCTCGGTCAGCGACATCGCCGCCGCCGCCGAGATCTCCAAGCCGACGCTCTTCCGGTACTTCCCCACCAAGGAAGACCTGGTCCTGCACCGGTTCGCGGACCACCAGGGCGAGGCGGCACGCGTCGTACGTGACCGCGGCCCCGGCACCGAGCCGGTGACGGCGCTGCACCGGCACTTCCGCTCCGGTCTCGATCGCAACGACCCCGTCACCGGCCTCAACGACCACCCCGAGGTGGTGGCCTTCCATCGCCTGGTGTTCACGACGCCGAGCCTGGCCGGGCGGCTCACGCGATACCAGCTCGAGGACGAGGAGTCGCTGGCGGACGCCCTCGGCACGGGCGTGCGGGCGCGTCTTCGGGCCGCCCAGGTACTCGCGGTCCAGCGGGTGCTCGCCCGGACCAACTGGCAGAAGATCGCTGACGGTCGGAGCGCGGACGACGTCCACCCCGAAGCCGTGGCCGACGCCGACCTGGCATTCGATCAGCTGCGGTGA
- a CDS encoding family 2B encapsulin nanocompartment shell protein yields the protein MSVDSIPEARTTPDAPQQSLSTAAARNLATTTKSAPQMQEITSRWLLRMLPWVEAQGGAYRVNRRLRHTLGDGRVEFVQEGATVRVIPRELTELAVLRGFEDIDVLTALAGRCTQRDFAAGEVLVERGSPAGRIHLIAHGRVSQTSEGRYGEEVALAVLADGDHFGENALSDSDARHDCTVTAETAGTLLTLSRADFTAVQASAPHLRAHVEEYDSRRRQRQNKHGEAEIAVSAGHFGEADLPNTFVDYELNPREYELSVAQTVLKIHTRVVDLYNGPMNQTEEQLRLTVEALRERQEHELINNREFGLLHNADFKQRIQPRSGPPTPDDMDDLLCRRRGTKLFLAHPRTIAAIGRGFSACGLYPDHVDLGGQSVPAWRGVPILPCNKIPISKEQTSSIIAMRTGEDNQGVIGLRQTGLPDEYEPGLSVRFMGINEQAIISYLVSTYYSAAVLLPDALGVMENVQVAHGPR from the coding sequence ATGTCCGTCGACAGCATCCCGGAAGCTCGGACCACACCCGACGCGCCGCAGCAGTCCCTGAGCACCGCAGCCGCCCGCAACCTCGCCACCACCACCAAGTCCGCGCCGCAGATGCAGGAGATCACCTCCCGCTGGCTGCTGCGGATGCTGCCCTGGGTCGAGGCCCAGGGCGGCGCCTACCGGGTCAACCGGCGGCTGCGCCACACCCTCGGCGACGGGCGCGTCGAGTTCGTCCAGGAGGGCGCCACGGTCCGGGTGATCCCCCGGGAGCTCACCGAACTGGCCGTCCTGCGCGGATTCGAGGACATCGACGTGCTCACCGCCCTCGCCGGCCGCTGCACGCAGCGTGACTTCGCGGCGGGTGAGGTCCTCGTCGAGCGTGGCAGTCCCGCCGGCCGTATCCATCTGATCGCCCACGGCCGGGTCAGCCAGACGTCCGAGGGCAGGTACGGAGAAGAGGTCGCCCTCGCGGTACTCGCGGACGGCGACCACTTCGGGGAGAACGCGCTGTCGGACTCCGACGCCCGCCACGACTGCACGGTCACCGCCGAGACGGCCGGCACTCTCCTGACCCTCTCCCGTGCCGACTTCACCGCGGTCCAGGCGTCCGCCCCACACCTCCGGGCCCACGTCGAGGAGTACGACTCCCGCAGGCGGCAGCGGCAGAACAAACACGGTGAGGCCGAGATCGCCGTGTCGGCCGGCCACTTCGGCGAGGCGGACCTGCCAAACACCTTCGTCGACTACGAACTCAATCCCCGTGAGTACGAGCTCTCCGTCGCACAGACCGTGCTGAAGATCCACACCCGGGTCGTCGACCTCTACAACGGTCCGATGAACCAGACCGAGGAACAACTCCGGCTGACGGTCGAGGCCTTGCGTGAGCGCCAGGAACACGAACTGATCAACAACCGCGAGTTCGGGCTGCTGCACAACGCCGACTTCAAACAGCGGATCCAGCCCCGCAGCGGTCCCCCGACCCCGGACGACATGGACGATCTGCTCTGCCGCCGACGCGGCACCAAACTGTTCCTCGCCCATCCCCGGACGATCGCCGCCATCGGACGCGGCTTCAGCGCCTGCGGTCTCTACCCCGACCACGTCGACCTCGGCGGCCAGTCCGTCCCCGCCTGGCGCGGTGTCCCCATCCTCCCCTGCAACAAGATCCCGATCAGCAAGGAGCAGACCAGCTCCATCATCGCGATGCGTACCGGCGAGGACAACCAGGGCGTCATCGGGCTGCGGCAGACCGGACTGCCGGACGAGTACGAACCGGGGCTCTCCGTACGGTTCATGGGCATCAACGAACAGGCGATCATCTCCTACCTCGTCAGCACCTACTACTCCGCCGCGGTGCTCCTGCCCGACGCGCTCGGCGTGATGGAGAACGTGCAGGTCGCCCACGGGCCGCGCTGA
- a CDS encoding DUF2252 domain-containing protein: protein MTIPSAFTASLPPAERAAYGRKARERASRSCHGWYETEPRRGDPVEVLERQSGERVRALVPIRYGRMLESPFRFYRGAAAIMAADLAPLPSSGLRVQLCGDAHPLNFRLLASPERRLVFDINDFDETSPGPFEWDVKRLATGFVIAARANGFSPKEQNRTVRACVRAYRERMREFAGMPTLDIWYAQDDADHVRRLLATEAAGEAEHRLRDAAAKARTRTHTRAFAKLTRVTAEGRRITPDPPLITPLVDLLTDPAEAGREEELRSVVNGYARTLSPERRHLLRHYRLVDMARKVVGVGSVGTRCWVLLLLGKDDDDPLLLQAKEASESVLAAHTGGEGHDNQGRRVVTGQRLIQTTSDIFLGWTHVTGLDGKGRDFYVRQLWDWKGIARPETMGPDLLSLFARLCGACLARAHARSGDPVALAAYLGGSDRFDRALTGFAQSYADQNERDHEALRAAHVSGRITAARS from the coding sequence ATGACGATACCCAGCGCCTTCACCGCCTCCCTGCCGCCGGCGGAGCGAGCCGCGTACGGCAGGAAGGCCCGGGAACGGGCCTCACGTTCGTGCCACGGCTGGTACGAGACGGAACCACGGCGGGGCGACCCGGTCGAGGTGCTGGAGCGCCAGTCCGGCGAGCGCGTCCGGGCGCTGGTGCCGATCCGCTACGGCCGCATGCTGGAGTCGCCGTTCCGCTTCTACCGCGGCGCGGCAGCGATCATGGCGGCGGACCTGGCACCTCTGCCCAGCAGCGGACTCAGGGTGCAGTTGTGCGGGGACGCGCATCCGCTGAACTTCCGGCTCCTGGCCTCACCGGAGCGTCGGCTGGTCTTCGACATCAACGACTTCGACGAGACCTCGCCCGGCCCCTTCGAGTGGGACGTCAAACGGCTGGCGACCGGGTTCGTGATCGCGGCCCGGGCGAACGGCTTCTCGCCCAAGGAGCAGAACCGCACGGTACGGGCCTGCGTGCGGGCCTACCGGGAGCGCATGCGGGAGTTCGCCGGCATGCCGACCCTGGACATCTGGTACGCCCAGGACGACGCCGACCACGTACGGCGACTGCTGGCGACGGAGGCCGCGGGGGAAGCGGAGCACCGGCTCAGGGACGCGGCCGCGAAAGCCCGCACACGCACCCACACGAGGGCCTTCGCGAAGCTCACCCGCGTCACGGCCGAGGGCCGGCGCATCACCCCCGACCCGCCGCTGATCACCCCGCTCGTCGATCTGCTCACCGACCCGGCCGAGGCCGGCCGGGAGGAGGAACTGCGGTCCGTGGTGAACGGCTACGCACGGACCCTGTCGCCCGAGCGCCGGCACCTGCTGCGCCACTACCGGCTCGTGGACATGGCCCGCAAGGTGGTCGGCGTCGGCAGCGTCGGCACCCGCTGCTGGGTACTGCTCCTGCTCGGCAAGGACGACGACGACCCGCTGCTGCTCCAGGCCAAGGAAGCCTCGGAATCGGTGCTGGCCGCCCACACGGGCGGCGAAGGTCACGACAACCAGGGCCGCAGGGTCGTGACCGGCCAGCGTCTGATCCAGACCACCAGTGACATCTTTCTCGGCTGGACGCACGTCACCGGCCTCGACGGGAAGGGCCGGGACTTCTACGTGCGCCAGCTGTGGGACTGGAAGGGCATCGCGCGGCCGGAGACCATGGGCCCCGACCTGCTCTCCCTCTTCGCCCGGCTGTGCGGCGCCTGCCTGGCGCGGGCCCACGCCCGCTCGGGCGACCCCGTCGCGCTCGCCGCGTACCTGGGTGGCAGCGACCGCTTCGACCGGGCGCTCACCGGGTTCGCCCAGTCCTACGCGGACCAGAACGAACGCGACCACGAAGCCCTGCGGGCGGCCCACGTCTCCGGCCGGATCACGGCCGCCCGGTCGTGA
- a CDS encoding SDR family oxidoreductase, which produces MTHADTPPVLVTGATGRIGRLVTDLLLDAGVPVRALTHRSGTAATLPAKAQVFTGDLTVPESLEPALHGAGAVFLVWTAPPETAAAVVERLSRHVRRVVFLSSPHQTPHPFFQQPNAMARLHADIERLIAAAGLETTIIRPGMLASNSPAWWAPAIRAGQAVRWPYGAAETAPVDDRDVAAVAALTLHHDGHVGGDYVLTGPQSLTQAAQVEVIGHALGRRIAFEEMTPAEFRNLSKDAPRSTVDMLLAAWSAAVGRPAYVTTSVADILGTAPRTLHRWAADHAAEFTERP; this is translated from the coding sequence ATGACTCACGCAGACACCCCTCCTGTGCTCGTGACCGGCGCAACGGGTCGGATCGGCCGCCTCGTCACCGACCTCCTCCTCGACGCGGGCGTACCGGTCCGCGCCCTCACCCACCGCTCCGGGACGGCCGCGACGCTGCCGGCGAAGGCGCAGGTCTTCACCGGCGACCTCACCGTGCCCGAGTCGCTGGAACCGGCGTTGCACGGTGCCGGTGCGGTCTTCCTCGTCTGGACCGCCCCACCCGAGACGGCCGCAGCAGTCGTCGAGCGTCTCTCCCGTCACGTGCGGCGGGTCGTGTTCCTCTCCTCCCCGCACCAGACCCCGCATCCCTTCTTCCAGCAGCCCAACGCGATGGCGAGGTTGCACGCCGACATCGAGCGGCTCATCGCGGCGGCCGGACTCGAGACGACGATCATCCGTCCGGGAATGCTCGCGTCGAACTCGCCGGCCTGGTGGGCGCCCGCGATCCGGGCCGGTCAGGCCGTCCGGTGGCCTTACGGGGCTGCCGAGACGGCACCGGTCGACGACCGCGACGTCGCAGCCGTCGCGGCGCTGACGCTCCACCACGACGGGCACGTCGGAGGCGACTACGTCCTCACGGGCCCCCAGTCGCTGACCCAGGCGGCACAAGTGGAGGTCATCGGTCACGCCCTGGGGCGACGGATCGCGTTCGAGGAGATGACCCCGGCCGAGTTCCGGAACCTGTCGAAGGACGCGCCCCGTTCGACCGTCGACATGCTGCTCGCCGCGTGGAGCGCGGCGGTCGGGCGGCCGGCGTACGTCACCACTTCGGTCGCCGACATCCTCGGGACGGCGCCCCGAACCCTGCACCGATGGGCGGCCGATCACGCCGCCGAGTTCACGGAGCGTCCGTGA
- a CDS encoding geranyl diphosphate 2-C-methyltransferase: MTTESTSTVTAKIPAPATPYQGDIARYWNNEARPVNLRLGDVDGLYHHHYGIGAVDHAALGDPADSEYEKKLIAELHRLESAQAEFLMDHLGPIGSDDTLVDAGCGRGGSMVMAHRRFGCKVEGVTLSASQADFGNARARELRIEDHVRSRVCNMLDTPFDKGSIAASWNNESTMYVDLHDLFAEHSRFLEVGGRYVTITGCWNPRYGQPSKWVSQINAHFECNIHSRREYLRAMADNRLVPHTIVDLTPDTLPYWELRATSSLVTGIEKAFIESYRDGSFQYVLIAADRV, encoded by the coding sequence GTGACCACTGAATCGACCTCCACCGTCACGGCGAAGATCCCGGCCCCGGCGACGCCCTACCAGGGGGACATCGCCCGCTACTGGAACAACGAGGCGCGGCCGGTCAACCTGCGCCTCGGTGACGTGGACGGGCTCTACCACCACCACTACGGCATCGGCGCCGTGGACCACGCCGCGCTCGGCGACCCGGCGGACAGCGAGTACGAGAAGAAGCTCATCGCCGAGCTGCACCGGCTGGAGTCGGCGCAGGCGGAGTTCCTCATGGACCACCTCGGTCCGATCGGCTCCGACGACACGCTCGTCGACGCCGGATGCGGGCGCGGCGGGTCCATGGTCATGGCCCACCGCCGCTTCGGCTGCAAGGTCGAAGGCGTCACCCTGTCGGCCTCCCAGGCCGACTTCGGCAACGCCCGCGCACGAGAACTGCGGATCGAGGACCACGTCCGCTCCCGCGTGTGCAACATGCTCGACACCCCCTTCGACAAGGGCAGCATCGCGGCCTCGTGGAACAACGAGTCGACGATGTACGTCGACCTGCACGACCTGTTCGCCGAGCACTCCCGCTTCCTCGAGGTGGGCGGCCGGTACGTGACGATCACCGGGTGCTGGAACCCCCGCTACGGCCAGCCGTCGAAGTGGGTCTCCCAGATCAACGCCCACTTCGAGTGCAACATCCACTCCCGCCGCGAGTACCTGCGCGCCATGGCCGACAACCGGCTGGTGCCGCACACCATCGTCGACCTCACTCCGGACACCCTGCCCTACTGGGAACTGCGGGCCACGTCCTCGCTGGTCACCGGGATCGAGAAGGCGTTCATCGAGTCCTACCGCGACGGGTCCTTCCAGTACGTCCTGATCGCGGCCGACCGCGTGTAG
- a CDS encoding HdeD family acid-resistance protein codes for MTVPRDAAEPTGRGRGSGRAVPGAMDDPAHVLARLGGSWTWLMGSAVATLVPGVLVLVWPEATLHVLAVLIGLYLLSAGVFRFVAVFARQGHERLPGLLLAVLYVLAGVLCLRNPLQTIAALSLIVGMVWLVSGILTLYAALVTENLPHRGLVMGMAVLAVVAGIVVLALPAESARALTRLLGPWLTLLGLAEAVVALGLRSALRGARPGDHGPMTRT; via the coding sequence ATGACCGTGCCCCGTGATGCGGCGGAACCCACCGGCCGGGGGCGCGGGTCCGGCAGGGCGGTTCCCGGAGCCATGGACGACCCTGCGCACGTGCTCGCCCGGCTCGGCGGTTCCTGGACCTGGCTCATGGGATCGGCCGTCGCGACGCTGGTCCCCGGCGTCCTGGTCCTGGTCTGGCCGGAGGCGACCCTGCATGTCCTGGCCGTCCTCATCGGCCTGTATCTGCTGTCGGCCGGTGTGTTCCGGTTCGTCGCCGTCTTCGCGCGGCAGGGACACGAGCGGTTGCCCGGGCTCCTGCTGGCCGTGCTGTACGTGCTGGCCGGGGTGCTGTGCCTGCGCAATCCGCTGCAGACCATCGCCGCGCTCTCGCTGATCGTCGGGATGGTCTGGCTGGTGTCCGGCATCCTCACCCTCTACGCCGCCCTCGTCACCGAGAACCTGCCGCACCGCGGCCTCGTCATGGGGATGGCGGTACTCGCCGTCGTCGCGGGGATCGTCGTCCTCGCGCTGCCCGCAGAATCGGCCCGCGCCCTCACCCGACTTCTCGGCCCGTGGCTGACACTGCTCGGTCTGGCCGAGGCGGTGGTCGCCCTGGGCCTGCGGTCCGCGCTGCGCGGGGCGCGTCCCGGTGACCATGGCCCGATGACCAGAACCTGA
- a CDS encoding family 2 encapsulin nanocompartment cargo protein terpene cyclase codes for MPDSGPLGPHSPDHRPTPATTVPDAPASKPPDVAVTPTASEFLAALHPPVPIPSPSPPSGSASAAADTPDATTVGSALQRILRGPTGPGTAALALSVRHDPPSLPGSPAPAEPAAGRAVPGLYHHPVPEPDPARVEEVSRRIKRWAEDEVQLYPEDWEGEFDGFSVGRYMVACHPDAPTVDHLMLATRLMVAENAVDDCYCEDHGGSPVGLGGRLLLAHTAIDPFHTTAEYAPPWRESLTSDAPRRAYRSAMDYFVRAATPSQADRYRHDMARLHLGYLAEAAWAQTDHVPEVWEYLAMRQFNNFRPCPTITDTVGGYELPADLHARPDMQRVIALAGNATTIVNDLYSYTKELDSPGRHLNLPVVIAERERLSERDAYLKAVEVHNELQHAFEAAAAELAKACPLPTVLRFLKGVAAWVDGNHDWHRTNTYRYSLPDFW; via the coding sequence ATGCCCGACTCCGGGCCCCTCGGACCCCATAGCCCTGACCACCGGCCGACGCCGGCCACCACCGTGCCGGACGCCCCGGCGTCGAAGCCGCCGGACGTCGCGGTCACCCCGACCGCCTCGGAATTCCTGGCAGCGCTGCACCCCCCGGTCCCGATTCCCTCCCCCTCACCGCCCTCGGGGTCTGCCTCCGCCGCAGCGGACACGCCTGACGCGACCACCGTCGGCTCCGCGCTCCAGCGGATCCTGCGCGGACCGACCGGCCCGGGCACGGCTGCGCTCGCCCTGTCCGTCAGGCACGACCCCCCGTCGCTTCCAGGGTCTCCGGCTCCCGCCGAGCCCGCCGCGGGGCGGGCCGTCCCCGGCCTCTACCACCACCCCGTCCCGGAGCCCGACCCGGCACGCGTGGAGGAGGTGAGCCGCCGGATCAAGCGCTGGGCCGAGGACGAGGTCCAGCTCTACCCCGAGGACTGGGAGGGGGAGTTCGACGGCTTCTCCGTCGGCCGTTACATGGTGGCCTGCCACCCCGACGCCCCGACGGTCGACCACCTGATGCTCGCGACGCGGCTGATGGTCGCGGAGAACGCGGTGGACGACTGCTACTGCGAGGACCACGGCGGGTCGCCCGTCGGCCTCGGCGGACGCCTCCTCCTCGCGCACACCGCGATCGACCCCTTCCACACCACCGCGGAGTACGCGCCGCCGTGGCGGGAGTCGCTCACGTCGGACGCCCCGCGGCGGGCGTACCGCAGCGCGATGGACTACTTCGTCCGCGCGGCCACCCCCTCCCAGGCCGACCGCTACCGGCACGACATGGCCCGGCTCCACCTGGGCTACCTCGCCGAGGCCGCCTGGGCACAGACCGATCACGTTCCGGAGGTGTGGGAGTACCTGGCGATGCGCCAGTTCAACAACTTCCGCCCCTGCCCGACGATCACCGACACCGTCGGCGGCTACGAGCTGCCCGCGGACCTGCACGCCCGTCCGGACATGCAACGGGTCATCGCCCTCGCCGGCAACGCGACCACCATCGTCAACGACCTCTACTCGTACACCAAGGAACTCGACAGCCCGGGCCGCCACCTGAACCTCCCGGTGGTGATCGCCGAACGCGAGCGGCTCTCCGAGCGCGACGCCTATCTGAAGGCCGTCGAGGTCCACAACGAACTGCAGCACGCCTTCGAGGCCGCCGCGGCCGAACTCGCCAAGGCCTGCCCCCTGCCCACCGTGCTGCGCTTCCTCAAGGGCGTGGCCGCCTGGGTCGACGGCAACCACGACTGGCACCGCACCAACACCTACCGCTACAGCCTGCCCGACTTCTGGTAA
- a CDS encoding CGNR zinc finger domain-containing protein: protein MERWPALELASTIRHDGEGGVADDLATVPGTTRWIQEQGELLAGLVPTGGVAADESLRLEIVGLRQAVRSLFAWAVSPAPPSRADAHRLMTVDRALAHLNRCAARDTVAPQLDWPADGVPSARWVSAEKDPYVRLVAGLARAAIDFLSGPQRARLCACTAPRCVRYFVKSHGRQEWCKPSCGNRARAARHYRRHRTAAEPGTAPPE, encoded by the coding sequence ATGGAACGCTGGCCGGCCTTGGAACTGGCGAGCACGATCCGCCACGACGGAGAGGGTGGCGTGGCCGATGACCTCGCCACGGTCCCGGGAACGACGCGATGGATCCAGGAGCAGGGGGAGTTGCTGGCCGGTCTCGTCCCGACCGGAGGAGTCGCCGCGGACGAGAGCCTGAGGCTCGAGATCGTCGGACTCCGACAGGCGGTCCGGTCCCTGTTCGCCTGGGCCGTCAGTCCCGCTCCCCCGAGCCGGGCGGACGCCCATCGCCTGATGACCGTCGACCGGGCCCTGGCTCATCTCAACAGGTGCGCGGCGCGGGACACCGTTGCCCCGCAGCTGGACTGGCCCGCCGACGGAGTCCCCAGCGCGCGATGGGTGTCGGCGGAGAAGGATCCGTACGTTCGGCTTGTCGCGGGCCTGGCCAGGGCTGCCATCGACTTCCTGAGCGGCCCGCAGCGCGCACGCCTGTGCGCCTGCACGGCCCCCCGCTGCGTGCGCTACTTCGTCAAGAGCCATGGGCGGCAGGAGTGGTGCAAGCCGTCCTGCGGAAACCGAGCCCGAGCGGCTCGCCACTACAGGCGTCACCGCACCGCGGCCGAGCCCGGCACCGCCCCGCCCGAATGA
- a CDS encoding SRPBCC family protein: MSMVKEAVDVEVPVHTAYNQWTQFEEFPHFMEGVEEVRQLDERHNHWTTKVSGVKREFDTEIVDQLPDERITWRTTTGDTKQKGTVSFQRLDDTRTRVELVMDVEPTGVAEKTGDMLGVIDRRVKGDMQRFKEYIEGRGGESGAWRGRIRPGE; encoded by the coding sequence ATGAGCATGGTCAAGGAAGCTGTGGACGTCGAGGTTCCTGTGCACACCGCCTACAACCAGTGGACCCAGTTCGAGGAGTTCCCGCACTTCATGGAGGGTGTCGAGGAAGTCAGGCAGCTCGACGAGCGGCACAACCACTGGACCACCAAGGTCAGCGGAGTGAAGCGCGAGTTCGACACCGAGATCGTCGACCAGCTCCCCGACGAGCGCATCACGTGGCGCACCACCACCGGGGACACGAAGCAGAAGGGCACGGTCAGTTTCCAGCGCCTGGACGACACACGCACCCGGGTCGAGCTCGTCATGGACGTCGAGCCCACCGGTGTGGCGGAGAAGACCGGTGACATGCTGGGAGTGATCGACCGGCGGGTGAAGGGCGACATGCAGCGCTTCAAGGAGTACATCGAGGGCCGCGGCGGAGAATCCGGGGCCTGGCGCGGCCGCATCCGGCCGGGTGAGTGA
- a CDS encoding SHOCT domain-containing protein — translation MSAQTYLAYDYPLLGAFWTMLMIFLWIMWFVLLFRIITDIFRDDGLSGWAKAGWLVFCIVLPFLGVFVYVIARGRNMGHRETTRARAQQEEFNAYIRKTATGGSSSVDELARLSEIRDRGAITDEEFRRAKELVLSGHGPAGGATTAGTGASAR, via the coding sequence ATGAGCGCTCAGACCTACCTGGCGTACGACTATCCGCTGCTGGGGGCCTTCTGGACCATGCTGATGATCTTCTTGTGGATCATGTGGTTCGTCCTGCTGTTCCGCATCATCACCGACATCTTCCGGGACGACGGACTGAGCGGCTGGGCGAAGGCCGGCTGGCTGGTGTTCTGCATCGTCCTGCCCTTCCTGGGCGTGTTCGTCTACGTGATCGCCCGCGGCAGGAACATGGGGCACCGGGAGACGACCCGGGCCCGTGCGCAGCAGGAGGAGTTCAACGCCTACATCAGGAAGACCGCGACCGGCGGGTCGAGCAGCGTCGACGAGCTGGCCCGGCTCTCCGAAATCCGGGACCGGGGTGCCATCACGGACGAGGAGTTCCGGAGGGCGAAGGAACTGGTCCTGTCCGGTCACGGGCCGGCAGGAGGCGCGACCACGGCGGGCACCGGCGCTTCCGCTCGCTGA